The following nucleotide sequence is from Verrucomicrobiota bacterium.
GCATAAGTGCCAATAAAAAGTGTTACCGATGTCCTTAGAAGATCTGTTACCGATGTCCTCGGATCATACCGATGATCCTCAAGAATGAAGATATGACCCCTTCCTGATGACCCCTTCCTGATGATCCTTCCTGATGATCATACTGCCACATCTGAGTAACCGTGGATTGGCAATATAATACTAAAGGACCGAAGACTGGCACCTTTTGGGTCGTTTCCATTTTTGTGCAAATCCGGACTTGAATTCCTGTTTAGCACACCTAAGTTAGCACCTATGATCCCGAGGCAAATAGAAAAGGAGCTAAAAAAACAGCTTACAGAGTTTCCGATTGTTACCGTTCTGGGACCTCGCCAGGCCGGGAAAACCACCTTGGCCCAATCATCACTTCCGAATTTCCAATACGTCACTCTCGAAGATCCTGAAACGCGCGAGATAGCCAGGGAAGACCCCAAAGCACTGCTGGCGAAGTATAGCTATCAAGTAATTTTCGATGAGATCCAACGAGCACCCCATTTACTGAGCTACTTGCAGGGTAAGGTCGATGCGGATAAGCGAAACGGGCAATTCGTCTTGACGGGCTCACACCAATTGGAACTCAGAGAAGCGGTTGCCCAGTCTTTGGCTGGACGCACGAGCATTCTCCACTTGCTTCCCTTGTCCATCAAGGAACTCACCAGTGCCGGTGAAGGACTCAATTCATATGAAGACTACCTGTTTACCGGTTTTCTTCCACGAGTTTACGACCAAAAGCAACGCCCACTCACAGCCTACGCCAGCTACTACCAAACTTATGTAGAGCGAGATGTCAGGCAATTGATTCAGCTTAAGGATGCCACGCTATTTGAGAAATTCATCAAGTTGCTGGCCGGTAGGGTCGGACAAATAATCAACTACGACAGTCTGGCGAGTGATGTCGGCGCTGACGCGAAAACAATCAAGCGATGGCTTTCGATTCTTGAAGCATCCTTCGTCGTTTTCAAACTGGCTCCCTACTTTGAAAATTTCGGAAAACGAGTTATCAAATCACCAAAGTATTACTTCACGGATACGGGTTTGCTGACCTATCTGCTCGGC
It contains:
- a CDS encoding ATP-binding protein, coding for MIPRQIEKELKKQLTEFPIVTVLGPRQAGKTTLAQSSLPNFQYVTLEDPETREIAREDPKALLAKYSYQVIFDEIQRAPHLLSYLQGKVDADKRNGQFVLTGSHQLELREAVAQSLAGRTSILHLLPLSIKELTSAGEGLNSYEDYLFTGFLPRVYDQKQRPLTAYASYYQTYVERDVRQLIQLKDATLFEKFIKLLAGRVGQIINYDSLASDVGADAKTIKRWLSILEASFVVFKLAPYFENFGKRVIKSPKYYFTDTGLLTYLLGIEKPEQISRDPLLGNLFENLVILEAMKARYNQGLMPNLYFFRDTHGNEIDLIQQSGRELVGFEIKSTSTYNASFKKGLDRFNDKTAKLSRRYIIYNGADQKFSDGTEAVHFTQLSRLF